The Medicago truncatula cultivar Jemalong A17 chromosome 7, MtrunA17r5.0-ANR, whole genome shotgun sequence genome includes the window TTGTCCGAATCTTTTCAGATCTCAGGTGCATACGTCAAATGTAGTCTTAATCCGAAGAACTATGTTTTTCAATGGTAAAAGTTATATTGTTCTATTGATGTGCCAAATTTGTTGTCAAATTAGATATTTAGTTGAGGTATTTGTTGATAGTTCTCTCGATTGTGTTTTCCTTTCTTAAAGTGCTTAATGTTGAGGAATGAGCTATGTTCCTAATTTGTGGATCCCTTATTTGCTCCCGTAGAGTGttaagtatggttattttgaatgttttgcTACTAGACTAAGAAATGGaagtaaaaaagataaatgcGGAAAGATAATTAAAGAGATAAAATAgcataaataaaatgtatgttgattgattgtgtCGTGAAAATTATACTAGATGAGTACTTATTgacaaaacaatttttattagcAAAAACGACAATGCCTACAATGCCTAGTCTTGCTCGAGTACCACGTTGGTTTTCCCTGGTAGAGAGGATGCGTGGCATCCCACACTCGGCTGACATCTTCCTTTTATCGACATGATCCATTTACAAGGTCCAATATGTGGAGCCTTCCAGAAAATGTAATTTCTTGATCATCACTCTTTGTGCATAGTGGTGCTATAAAGAGAGAGTAAGGGTTTAATGTCTAATTGTCTAGTTCTATTAAGTTTTAACTAGGTCTGATGTCTTCAGGACCCCATATTCTTAGTAGATTCAAAAAGAAATGGACTAACCTTTGTTAGTAGGTAATAATGCTTGACTAACCTTCCATCGAGTGAAATAAATCTCATCAAACCTCAAATCGCctatgttgcaattttggccaaGAGGATAATTATTTATagacatatattaaatttgattttatgatacatttatttattttctcaaaaacatcttcactttaattttagtataaatataTGGTCAGCTCAATTGTATATTATTTCTACAACTAATTTTGCAATTGTTTAAAAACTATTATGGTTCTTTGGGTATGTTTCCCTTTTGTCCATCATGTAAAgctaaaaaagaaatacaaatattaatgaaaagctgataaaaaaatggaaataattaACTATGATTGCTAACAACATTTTTATATGAGATGCTTACTAAGATAAACTAAACACTTCGGTGAGAGAAAGGGAAAAACACAACCTATTGAGataaactaaaattattattaaatatctCGTATGTAAAAATACgaaatatttaataattaattttaattttacataaGGGTTTCttgtaacatttatttttttatatatttttatatttgaagatGAGTATGAGGGTTTTTTCACTataaaagaagtaaaaaaataatttgttgtaTTGCATGCAAATGAAGGAACATATGACTAAACTTTTGAAGTTTATTTATGCTATGATTATCTTTCTTTCACTATTTATTGTTGTAATCAAGGCCAATGGTAAGGCCCTTTCCTcatctttttcaatttcattttttcctttatacACAATATCTTATAACATtttaataacattatttttattcttgtttcATACCACAGCATATCGTGAATGCAATAGTGACGGTGATTGTCCAAATTATAATTGTCGTGTTAAGGAAGTTGGAATGTGCTATTTTACTAAATGTTACTGTATTcgactctaatttttttttttttaagaaacaaactACACATTCTCTCTAAGTTCTCTTTCTTCACTCAATCAAGAGGAGTGATTTTGGAACATTTTTATCCTAAAATTTCTCCTATATGTATCTTTGTTCCTTTCTTTTAATGTAAATAAGTGGTATCTACATAAATCATGTTTTttctgaacttttttttttttgttgtcatcTGAGTACATTGTTCTGTTGTTGATCATCTTGATGCGGTGTTATATAATTTATCGtcttgttgttgtgtttgttgatttatatattgaaaaataagCTTCGATCAATTCTTTAATAGCATCCACACCTAAGCACATTCCATCttcattaattgaaaaaaattgattttttttccttaacatTGATCATTAATAGTTAAGTACCCAACCCAAACACTTCTTTTTTCCACTGCCTTAGCTTTCCCTTCAAGAGTTTCAGCTTTTCCTTTAAACCatctaaaaaaaactctatttaTTTGCATGGcttaaatgatatttgtacaactattttgcgacaactttttgacaactttctctctcatactcacatgatgttcttttcctctctcttcctttttctctcttcattgattttgaccaataagaaaagAGAAACATAAGGTTGTCATGAAATtgatgtacatatatcactactcattTTTACCAGCCTAAGCCtgacattttaaatttaaaaggcTTTTAGCTTAGCTCAAGTTGTAGGGACAtcgcatattatatgcaggggtccgAGTTCGAGCTCCAACTTATACACCTTAAAAAAGGTGAATTTCACCACCGGgatacttgaccaaaaaaagacTAAATAGACCGACCATTTTGCTAAATAGACTAAGCAAGGCTAGGTTATTTTTAGCAGGTACATTGAATGGTTCCACAGCTGAATGCAATCAAGATTTTCTATTAGTTCTCTCATTTTCATTATCATTCTTTGATTCCTCAACACCATATCTACTTAGGGATTAGTAGTAACAGGTTCTCCAGCAATGCTATTGTCAACATTAATGTTACAAAAAACAAgctaatagtttttttttctttcttgcatTAACCACTAGAAGATACAAttgacaaaagaaagaaaaacaatatattatcCATTCTTTATAGTTCAATTTCCACAACAATACATGAATGATCCATCATTTCGGGTTAACCACCATCACCCTTACAACAGCCTCCATTTAGGCATGCATAAACTTGAGCAAACAAACGAGGGATGGTGTGAACGGTGGAGGAAAACACCAGCACTACTTGAATGAAAGCTTCCATACTTCACGCACATTAGACGAACCATCTGTGATTTCGGCAACCATGTTACTAGTCAAGATGCCTGCACATAGAAAGCACTGTTATGACATGACACTAGCATATACTAAAGTACTAAATGGTAGGGAAGAGAAATAGATCACTGTAATAATGTCACCATTCTCAAGTACAGCTTTCTTAAAGTCGCAAATGGAATGTGCAACATCgatatatttaaaaacaaaaaattagaaaaaaaatgcgAAGCCGACAATGCCATCAGCCATGTACGACTTccataagaaaaaattgaagtcACATACATACTTACTTAACccattttgatttaaaaaatgcaaCTTCGCCTAGATTGATAAATAATACGGTCAAACAATGGTAGTGCGGTAGAAATATCTAATAATATCCTGTGAGGATTACATCATACCTTTGATAGTTAAAACTGTATAATGAGACCAAAAAAAATTTCACAATGTTTGCCCAGCATAACTACATGGATCTGTGATTTAGCTTCCAAATGTGTTTTTCGTATATCAGTGTATGTGCATGGCAGAGTACGAAACCAATCAAAGTTGTTAATCGCGTGGAAAATAGTGTTATGGTGAATTTCTGCTATGCTACAAtgctatagccgctatttgacaatacTCTGTACTAAATTGTGAAATGCACAACAATATTGGTCGGTTAAAACTCTACAATACTTTAGTGCTATAACAGTTACTTGACAACACTTACTAAATTGCGTAACGCGTAACAATAGTGGTTTGTTAAAATTCTGCAATACTATAGTGCTATAGctactatttgacaacactgaaaTCAATAGATTGAAGTATCACTATAACTATTGCAAATTGTTCCCGTATCAAAGGCAATACTTCATTTTTATGATGCAGCTACCAAACACATAACGTACAAAGATTCAAAATTATAATCCTATTGCATATATCAATACTATCTCACCATCTTTTTCCACCACAGACAGAAATCTCCGAGTTCCTCCGCCCACTCCAAAGTAATACTTCTTTGCAGCCATGTACACAACTCCTTGAGGACGTAGCAAGCACTGTGCATCAAACAGTTCAATATGTAAGAAAACCAATATTAATACATACAACATAAATATACTCTACACACATTGCAAATTTGCAATGACTGgctcaataatcaaaacatacCTTCTTGATTAGATTGTAGAGATTTTGAAGACTGTTGATTGAGTAAACTGTCTCCGCCATGAGAATAAAATCATAACCAAAACCTTCATTGTGTTTCGCATCTGTACCGACATGAGGGAGCAGTTTATCGACTTCACTCCAGTCACCAGCAAAAAAGCGAACTTCTGCCTTGTCATTTGTCAAGCGAGACGGCGATGGTTGCGATCCTCCAGAAACATTGGCATTTACATTGGGAATTGTGAGACATCGTAGGACCTCGGCATTGAAATCTTGAAAATGAACAACAGCCGCCCCCTAATCAACCATAGTAAACACATCAttacatttttcaaatttaattgaaGATACCAAAGCAAAGCGAATGAACCATAGTTTCACCTCAAGCAAAGCATAGATTCCTGGAAGTCCATGACCGCATCCCACCTGTATCAAATATTTGAAACTAAATTATATTGTGATAGAAgaataaactatttctataacaaatgatgaaataaagtcaaattattaCCATATAAACTAGTATAAGCTATTCTAGAGAGCTAACGAAGATCAACTAAAAACCTTAGCTTAGAGTATATCCTCTTATTCAATTGTATATCAAATGACACAAGCTTTTCTAAGCGAGTTTGTGTTAGTCTACTAAGCAAGTAATAGACAGTTTTATATCAAACAGATAATGAATACAGTAGATCACAGAATCACCTGAAGAAAGTGATGCCCACCTCTAATACTTGTTTCCCACGAAATGAAATAAGCTCACTTTTGATATCTGAACGAAGGGCTTTAATTAGATCATTTGAACCTTCCCACAGCTTCAGTCCTCCTAAATGAAAGGAAATCAAAGTTGCAACTGATTTAGTAGTCATCAACTACGTAGCATCGGTACCATAGAGTAGACTAAAGGTGTGTTAATGTAATGGTGTTGTTATCAGAATACGTGTCTATGCTGGTACTTCATATGTCATCAACAATATTGAAATGAATGAGTAAACAAACAAATACAAATCTATGTAGAACTGACATTTCGTACTAAAGACATGTTATTAGATTCAATTGCTTCCACTTTCTAAAATTACTATCGGTGTCTACAAATATGTACCATTGTTTTGTTCTGAGTTTGTGTTTGTTTCATATTCAGTGTGTTTGCTTCATAGATAGAAATGAGTAGCAAAATATATCATCACCTTCGTATTTCCCAGGAACTAAATCAAAGTTGGATAAACCAAAAACttgttgagtattcacccgtcCCTGCAAGAATGTGATAAAACTAAGCTATTAATCAATTCAGTCTTTAAAATTGTTCTAAAATTAGGTATTTAAACTaataagtaataataattcccatTATATTATAGAAGAGTAAACAACTATTTTAGGTCTTGAAATTTGGGATCCCACATATATGGAATATCAAATTGCTCCCCAAAATTGTTTAGCATCTATCAAAAAGCTATCTCCGTCAGGTAGTTCTGTTAGAAGTGATGATATGTCATGTTAAATGACATTGTGGCTTGTCCATGTGGATGCCACGTCACACATATCCCTAAACACAAGTTTCATACCGattaaaacttaaatttttatGCGTATTGGACTTCCATCATCAGAACCCAAAACCAATTAGCAATAATGAGAAGTCTACTCataaaaatttaagtttttaacCAGTATGAAACTTGTGTTTAGAATTTCGTGTGGCATGGCATCGACGGGTTCCACGTGACATCACGCCTACAGTTAAAGAGTCTCACATTGGATAAGAGATGGTCTGACAATGTTTAttagtgggggcaatcctcacctcacaagcaggttttgtggggttgtgcaaggcccaaccacgatttcgaAGATGGTATATCATTGCCTCCACCAAGATTGttgggccacctgctatcaggtttccgttgttgggccacccaccatttatgccCACGCTCTAGACAATGTGTTTGTAAGTGGAGGAAaacctcacctcacaagccagTTTTGTGCGGTTGTGTtgggcccaaccacgatttctaaatTCGACAAGCCATGTTGTCACTTAATGCTACACATCAGCATCTCTAAAAAGATACTtgaaaaatttaacattttgaCTTACACTTACAATTTCAGAACTCAAAATGGTGGTTTACTCTATTCTAGTATCATGAGAATAagaatttgaaaaacaaaaagaaacaaactttaCCTTAAACAAAGTAACCCCATCAAAATTGACTTCCTCAGCATTATGTTTAACAAATAAAGGGACCTAATTTCAacaatccaaccaaaaaaaaatcaaccatatttcaaaaacaacataatttcaattcaaacaatcattaacaataaaaaaaaaaaaaaagattatacaAGAAATTACCTCTGATTCAGAAACAAGAACTTCAACACAAGGAGGTGGAGGTATATCATTAACATTTTGTGAAACATCATCAAATATTCCGAAACCAGAACCTACGGAAGAGGAAAATAATTGAAATGTTTCGAAATTTGGTTTCTCTGCATTTTTCTGcgaaaacaaaatttaaaacaatcaattgataagagaaaatttaagaagaaaatttaaaaattgtaattaacaaaaaaaaaaaaaaccttagaATCACATTCTGAGTTTGTAGCcgccatttttcttcttcttcggaTTCCTcgaactatgtttttttttttcttcttcttttattttggttCTATTATGTAACAGTTTTTGTTTTCTCgtttgtttttatgattttgggttttgAAATGTTTTGTTTACTTATTGCACTCGAATGTTTACTTATCACACTCCAtacaatttttagaaaaaataattcccaactttttattgaaaaagttcaACAATTGTAGATATGTAATAGGAAAGTAGAAatttatttggatttttaaaagttttttttttttgacaaaatttggatttttaaaagttaattatttGTTCACTTGAAGTTATTATTAGGTGAAGCatcaaataattttgaaattttatgaaaattgaaaGTGTTTATCTACTTAATAAGAATTTTTAATTCAACGGTTTGATTGACAAAACCTAATATTTATAATGAGTTattaagaagaagaattttAGACCATCTCCGATGAAAGCTTCTTTGCCTAGTAGCATGTGATGCTTAATAACTACCTCCATTGAAGAATGATTACAAATCATGCTTAATTGAAAATAAGTGTGATAGAGAATGTTTATGCAAGCATACTTTATCTCCTATAACGTGTGGGTcccacaaatatattttttaaaaaacaacttacgattattgatagaaaaaataaaaattattattgaaatgtaatgatGTGTAGTTATTGATAGGACTCACTTAGTAAATTTTTAGAAGTGTTGTATTGGTGGGCTTCAaaggtttttaaaaattgatatttatagATTATAAATTGGTGACTTGTACACATGCAATTCATttaaggtttaaatgtgtcattggtccctgcactttcatcaaattttggtattggtccatgcacttttttttgtttggcattgatccctgcactttgtaaaaatattggtattggtcacTCTGTtaaactttctgttaaaaaaaaacacaaaactaaggGAGTgtcacgtggcccaatcatttcatgCCATGTGGcaccaatatatatatttttacaaagtgcagggatcaatatcaatatttttacaaagtacagagaccaattccaaacaaaaaaaaatgtagggactaatgccaaaatctgatgaaagtgctgAGACTAAAGatatatttaacccttcatTTAAAAACTCATTTTACGAGTTCTTCATTGGAGAAACTCTTATATGTGTGTACACAAACACACGTGCGCTCAAGAAATAAAAGGGTTTGTGTTACATCAATGGAAGTTGAATCAAAAACAATGAATTTAACTTTTAGATTATGTTTGATCTGCTAAATAGTAAGTGTGTTGAATATAACAACACATCACAAGGATGTACCATCTAATAAGATGATGTATTCTTTACATCAAGTGCTAATAATCCTTACAACTGGTTGCACACTCCTTAGGGGTGCTATCAAATAgagtgaataagtgaggtgaTCATACTTGAGAAGAAAACCCTTATTTACTATGTGGCTCCAACGTCATACGCTCCTTATTGTTTCTATTCTTTATGTTGAATTTGTATCGAATAAAATCAAGTTTCTATCGGAAACAGAATTCGAGATAAGCAACCACACTAATTATATCTGAATGTGTTCATGATACTAGGAACGGTGGAACATGTTAGTGTTTATTTCAAAGGTGATTTAGTTTATATGGATGGCGTTGGAGGTGAACCTCATATAGATTCATTGTTAGAACTTTTTATTAGGCCAATTTAGTGCTTTTGAGGTGGACTTTCCTACTTGCTAATcctgaaaataatttgattggGCGTTTTGAAACTCATACTATTAGATTAATTAGagtttataatataatttcaataactaaaattttACTTGGATATACATCtaatcatacattttttttggtcaagaatcTAATCATACTTTTTATTGAAAGCCACTGTGAACTTGTATAacacattttaattatttaaacttGCAAAACACATTTTAATCTCATATAAGACTTCAAAGGATTTTTCACTTTGTATACacaatttttcatccatttgTGTTGGTCATGAGGGTCTCCGAGAAATCATCACAATGACCTTCAAGTAACCACATAGGTTGATACCAAATGTGAAATCCAAAAACTTCAAGGTATTATGTATATGTTCATCTATTCATTTGGATATGCTCAAATGAAAGAGTTTCAATACAAGGAGTTAATCTTCTTTAGTTAAGTCATTGAACTTGATACCATTGTTTGATGATGAGTAGGTTGATGATCATCACATTGATCCTACAGAAACAACACAAGTGAATTGAAAATCACATTCTTACCTAAACCAAGAAATTAGATATTTAAATCTCCACTCGACATTCATTTTCCATCTAATGTGAAACTCTTACTCTTACTTCATCCACCTACAAACACTTTGTAACATAAGTGTATTAAAGACCATCAATCAAATAATATTAGAGGAATCCATTACTGTAGGTCTGATGTCTCTAGTTAAAACTCGTAAATATATTGTCAAATGTGTTTCAAATCTCAAAAAACCCGTaattagagaaatgatagtAATActtttcttataatattctatCTAACACTCACTTTTTATATTGGATGAAACCTATGTAAGTTTCACCATTTTATATGTgatcaattttcaaagtgtagtaCTCATATGAACTTCACCTTataagagagtgagtgttagTAAAAGAGTGTACATAACACTCACTATCGTCATTATTTAAACTTGTAAAATACAATTCCATCTCATATAAGACTTGAAAGAATTTAATcaagttgcttgggctccagtggcaaggagctccttccaaggacgtatccgaggaataccgggttcgattcccaggggaaacaacgcttggccagtgcgcatgtctctacgcacgagccggaCTAGTCGTCCATCTTTGATGGATCGAAAACCGGtgcaaaagccaaaaaaaaaaaaaaaagacttgaaAGAATTTTCACTTTGTATATATAACTTTTCATCCGTTTGTGTTGTCATGATGGTCTCCAAGAAATAATGGTAATGACCTTTAAGCAACCACCCAAGTAGATACCAAATGTTAAATCTAAAACTAGGCATTATGTATGTGTTCATCCATTCATTTGGGTATGCTCCCCTTCAATCAATGGAAGAGTTTCAATACACGGAGTCGGTCTTCTTTAGTTAAGTCATCGACCTTAATGCCACTATTGAATGATTAGTAGGCATCAC containing:
- the LOC25497476 gene encoding histidine protein methyltransferase 1 homolog, with product MAATNSECDSKKNAEKPNFETFQLFSSSVGSGFGIFDDVSQNVNDIPPPPCVEVLVSESEVPLFVKHNAEEVNFDGVTLFKGRVNTQQVFGLSNFDLVPGKYEGGLKLWEGSNDLIKALRSDIKSELISFRGKQVLEVGCGHGLPGIYALLEGAAVVHFQDFNAEVLRCLTIPNVNANVSGGSQPSPSRLTNDKAEVRFFAGDWSEVDKLLPHVGTDAKHNEGFGYDFILMAETVYSINSLQNLYNLIKKCLLRPQGVVYMAAKKYYFGVGGGTRRFLSVVEKDGILTSNMVAEITDGSSNVREVWKLSFK